In Lepus europaeus isolate LE1 chromosome 23, mLepTim1.pri, whole genome shotgun sequence, a single genomic region encodes these proteins:
- the TBX1 gene encoding T-box transcription factor TBX1 isoform X1: MHFSTVTRDMEAFTASSLSSLGAAGGLPGADPYGPREPPPRYDPCAAAAAAATAPGAQGPPPPPPPRAYPFAPATGAASNAAAAAAAAAEPEGPGASCAAAAKAPVKKNAKVASVSVQLEMKALWDEFNQLGTEMIVTKAGRRMFPTFQVKLFGMDPMAEYMLLMDFVPVDDKRYRYAFHSSSWLVAGKADPATPGRVHYHPDSPAKGAQWMKQIVSFDKLKLTNNLLDDNGHIILNSMHRYQPRFHVVYVDPRKDSEKYAEENFKTFVFEETRFTAVTAYQNHRITQLKIASNPFAKGFRDCDPEDWPRNHRPGALPLMSAFARSRNPVASPTQPNGAEKDAAEARREFERDAGGPAVLADPAHPPQLLARVLSPALPGAGGAGGLVPLPGAPGGRPSPPHPELRLEAPGASEPLHHHPYKYPAAAYDHYLGAKSRPAPYPLPGLRGHGYHPHAHAHPHAHHHPAVSPAAAAAAAAAAAAAANMYSSAGPAPPGPYDYCPR; encoded by the exons CCTTCACGGCCAGCAGCCTGAGCAGTCTGGGGGCCGCGGGGGGTTTGCCGGGCGCCGACCCGTACGGCCCGCGCGAGCCGCCGCCGCGCTACGACCcgtgcgccgccgccgccgccgccgccaccgcccccGGCGCCCagggcccgccgccgccgccgccgccgcgcgcctaCCCTTTCGCGCCGGCCACTGGGGCCGCCAGtaacgccgccgccgccgccgccgccgccgccgagcccGAGGGCCCCGGGGCTAGTTGCGCGGCGGCCGCCAAGGCACCGGTGAAGAAGAACGCGAAGGTGGCCAGCGTGAGCGTGCAGCTGGAGATGAAGGCGCTATGGGACGAGTTCAACCAGCTGGGCACGGAGATGATCGTTACCAAGGCCGGCAG GCGCATGTTCCCCACTTTCCAAGTGAAACTCTTCGGCATGGATCCCATGGCGGAGTACATGTTGCTCATGGATTTTGTGCCGGTGGACGACAAGCGTTACCG GTACGCCTTCCACAGCTCCTCCTGGCTGGTGGCGGGCAAGGCAGATCCTGCCACACCGGGCCGCGTGCATTACCACCCGGACTCGCCGGCCAAGGGCGCACAGTGGATGAAGCAGATCGTGTCCTTCGACAAGCTCAAGCTGACCAACAACCTGCTGGACGATAACGGCCAC ATCATTCTAAACTCCATGCACAGATACCagccccgtttccatgtggtctacGTGGACCCGCGCAAAGACAGTGAGAAGTACGCCGAGGAGAACTTCAAAACCTTCGTGTTCGAGGAAACTCGCTTCACAGCCGTCACCGCCTACCAGAACCACCGG ATCACGCAACTCAAGATCGCCAGCAACCCCTTCGCCAAAGGTTTCCGCGACTGTGATCCCGAGGACTG GCCCCGGAACCACCGGCCCGGCGCGCTGCCGCTCATGAGCGCCTTCGCGCGCTCGCGGAACCCGGTGGCCTCCCCGACGCAGCCCAATGGCGCCGAGAAAG ACGCGGCCGAGGCCCGGCGAGAGTTCGAGCGCGACGCGGGCGGGCCGGCCGTGCTGGCGGATCCCGCGCACCCGCCGCAGCTGCTGGCGCGGGTGCTGAGCCCCGCGCTGCCCGGGGCCGGCGGCGCCGGCGGACTCGTGCCGCTGCCCGGCGCTCCCGGAGGCCGGCCCAGCCCCCCGCACCCGGAGCTGCGCCTGGAGGCGCCCGGCGCGTCGGAGCCGCTGCACCACCACCCCTACAAGTATCCGGCAGCCGCCTACGACCACTATCTCGGGGCCAAGAGCCGGCCGGCGCCCTATCCGCTCCCGGGTCTGCGCGGCCACGGCTACCACCCGCACGCGCACGCACACCCGCACGCGCACCATCACCCGGCCGTgagcccggccgccgccgccgcagcagccgccgccgccgccgccgcagccaaCATGTACTCGTCCGCGGGTCCCGCACCGCCCGGCCCCTACGACTACTGCCCCAGATAA
- the TBX1 gene encoding T-box transcription factor TBX1 isoform X2, producing MISAVSSPWLTQLSHFCDVAAFTASSLSSLGAAGGLPGADPYGPREPPPRYDPCAAAAAAATAPGAQGPPPPPPPRAYPFAPATGAASNAAAAAAAAAEPEGPGASCAAAAKAPVKKNAKVASVSVQLEMKALWDEFNQLGTEMIVTKAGRRMFPTFQVKLFGMDPMAEYMLLMDFVPVDDKRYRYAFHSSSWLVAGKADPATPGRVHYHPDSPAKGAQWMKQIVSFDKLKLTNNLLDDNGHIILNSMHRYQPRFHVVYVDPRKDSEKYAEENFKTFVFEETRFTAVTAYQNHRITQLKIASNPFAKGFRDCDPEDWPRNHRPGALPLMSAFARSRNPVASPTQPNGAEKDAAEARREFERDAGGPAVLADPAHPPQLLARVLSPALPGAGGAGGLVPLPGAPGGRPSPPHPELRLEAPGASEPLHHHPYKYPAAAYDHYLGAKSRPAPYPLPGLRGHGYHPHAHAHPHAHHHPAVSPAAAAAAAAAAAAAANMYSSAGPAPPGPYDYCPR from the exons ATGATCTCCGCCGTGTCCAGCCCGTGGCTCACGCAGCTCTCGCACTTCTGCGACGTTGCAGCCTTCACGGCCAGCAGCCTGAGCAGTCTGGGGGCCGCGGGGGGTTTGCCGGGCGCCGACCCGTACGGCCCGCGCGAGCCGCCGCCGCGCTACGACCcgtgcgccgccgccgccgccgccgccaccgcccccGGCGCCCagggcccgccgccgccgccgccgccgcgcgcctaCCCTTTCGCGCCGGCCACTGGGGCCGCCAGtaacgccgccgccgccgccgccgccgccgccgagcccGAGGGCCCCGGGGCTAGTTGCGCGGCGGCCGCCAAGGCACCGGTGAAGAAGAACGCGAAGGTGGCCAGCGTGAGCGTGCAGCTGGAGATGAAGGCGCTATGGGACGAGTTCAACCAGCTGGGCACGGAGATGATCGTTACCAAGGCCGGCAG GCGCATGTTCCCCACTTTCCAAGTGAAACTCTTCGGCATGGATCCCATGGCGGAGTACATGTTGCTCATGGATTTTGTGCCGGTGGACGACAAGCGTTACCG GTACGCCTTCCACAGCTCCTCCTGGCTGGTGGCGGGCAAGGCAGATCCTGCCACACCGGGCCGCGTGCATTACCACCCGGACTCGCCGGCCAAGGGCGCACAGTGGATGAAGCAGATCGTGTCCTTCGACAAGCTCAAGCTGACCAACAACCTGCTGGACGATAACGGCCAC ATCATTCTAAACTCCATGCACAGATACCagccccgtttccatgtggtctacGTGGACCCGCGCAAAGACAGTGAGAAGTACGCCGAGGAGAACTTCAAAACCTTCGTGTTCGAGGAAACTCGCTTCACAGCCGTCACCGCCTACCAGAACCACCGG ATCACGCAACTCAAGATCGCCAGCAACCCCTTCGCCAAAGGTTTCCGCGACTGTGATCCCGAGGACTG GCCCCGGAACCACCGGCCCGGCGCGCTGCCGCTCATGAGCGCCTTCGCGCGCTCGCGGAACCCGGTGGCCTCCCCGACGCAGCCCAATGGCGCCGAGAAAG ACGCGGCCGAGGCCCGGCGAGAGTTCGAGCGCGACGCGGGCGGGCCGGCCGTGCTGGCGGATCCCGCGCACCCGCCGCAGCTGCTGGCGCGGGTGCTGAGCCCCGCGCTGCCCGGGGCCGGCGGCGCCGGCGGACTCGTGCCGCTGCCCGGCGCTCCCGGAGGCCGGCCCAGCCCCCCGCACCCGGAGCTGCGCCTGGAGGCGCCCGGCGCGTCGGAGCCGCTGCACCACCACCCCTACAAGTATCCGGCAGCCGCCTACGACCACTATCTCGGGGCCAAGAGCCGGCCGGCGCCCTATCCGCTCCCGGGTCTGCGCGGCCACGGCTACCACCCGCACGCGCACGCACACCCGCACGCGCACCATCACCCGGCCGTgagcccggccgccgccgccgcagcagccgccgccgccgccgccgcagccaaCATGTACTCGTCCGCGGGTCCCGCACCGCCCGGCCCCTACGACTACTGCCCCAGATAA